From Pseudomonas sp. FP2335, the proteins below share one genomic window:
- the uvrY gene encoding UvrY/SirA/GacA family response regulator transcription factor, with protein sequence MIRVLVVDDHDLVRTGITRMLADIDGLQVVGQAESGEESLIKARELKPDVVLMDVKMPGIGGLGATTKLLRSHPDIKVVVVTVCEEDPFPTRLLQAGAAGYLTKGAGLAEMVQAIRLVFAGQRYISPQIAQQLAIKSFQPVSDSPFDALSEREIQIALMIVGCQKVQTISDKLCLSPKTVNTYRYRIFEKLAISSDVELTLLAVRHGMVDASA encoded by the coding sequence TTGATTAGGGTGCTAGTAGTCGATGACCATGATCTCGTTCGTACAGGCATTACACGAATGCTGGCTGACATCGATGGCCTGCAAGTAGTCGGCCAGGCCGAGTCCGGGGAAGAGTCCCTGATCAAGGCTCGGGAGTTGAAACCCGATGTGGTGTTGATGGACGTCAAGATGCCTGGCATCGGCGGTCTTGGCGCCACGACCAAATTGTTGCGCAGCCATCCGGACATCAAGGTCGTGGTGGTGACGGTGTGTGAGGAAGATCCGTTTCCGACCCGTTTGCTACAGGCGGGGGCGGCGGGTTACCTGACCAAGGGCGCCGGCCTGGCCGAGATGGTGCAAGCCATTCGCCTGGTGTTTGCCGGCCAGCGTTACATCAGCCCGCAGATTGCCCAGCAGTTGGCGATCAAATCCTTCCAGCCGGTCAGCGATTCGCCGTTCGATGCGCTGTCTGAGCGGGAAATCCAGATCGCCTTGATGATCGTCGGTTGCCAGAAGGTGCAGACGATTTCCGACAAGCTGTGCCTGTCGCCCAAGACCGTCAACACCTACCGCTATCGCATTTTCGAGAAGCTCGCCATCAGCAGTGATGTTGAACTGACCCTGCTCGCAGTGCGCCACGGCATGGTGGACGCCAGCGCCTGA
- the uvrC gene encoding excinuclease ABC subunit UvrC yields the protein MTTPFDPSAFLSTCSGRPGVYRMFDSEARLLYVGKAKNLKNRLASYFRKSGLAPKTAALVARIAQVETTITANETEALLLEQTLIKEWRPPYNILLRDDKSYPYVFLSDGNFPRLSIHRGAKKQKGKYFGPYPSAGAIRESLSLLQKTFFVRQCEDSFYKNRTRPCLQYQIKRCKAPCVGLVEPAEYAEDVRHSVMFLEGRSNALTDELSAAMEQAASTLDFERAAELRDQISLLRRVQDQQSMEGGTGDVDVIAAFVNPGGACVHLISVRGGRVLGSKNFFPQTGIDEEVAEVMAAFLGQYYVSSPERDLPSELIVNVVHEDFPTLIEAIHELRGRELDISHRVRGTRARWQQLAVTNAEQALGARLANRQHVAARFDALAEVLNLDEPPQRLECYDISHSSGEATVASCVVFGPEGPIKSDYRRYNIEGVTAGDDYAAMHQALTRRFSKLKDGEGKLPDILLVDGGKGQLSMARDVLNELAVPDLILLGVAKGATRKAGFETLYLNDAAHEFTLKGDSPALHLIQQIRDEAHRFAITGHRARRGKTRRTSTLEGVAGVGPTRRRDLLKHFGGLQELSRASIDEIAKAPGISKKLAELIYANLHSE from the coding sequence ATGACCACGCCGTTCGATCCGAGTGCCTTTCTCTCAACCTGCAGTGGCCGCCCCGGCGTGTACCGCATGTTCGACAGCGAGGCGCGCCTGCTTTACGTCGGTAAAGCCAAGAACCTGAAGAACCGTCTGGCGAGCTATTTTCGCAAGAGCGGCCTTGCGCCCAAGACAGCAGCGTTGGTCGCACGCATCGCCCAGGTCGAAACCACCATCACCGCCAATGAAACCGAAGCGCTGTTGCTTGAGCAGACGCTGATCAAGGAATGGCGGCCGCCCTACAACATCCTGCTGCGTGACGACAAATCCTACCCCTACGTGTTTTTGTCCGACGGCAACTTCCCACGCCTGAGCATTCACCGCGGTGCGAAGAAGCAGAAGGGCAAGTATTTCGGGCCGTACCCCAGCGCCGGGGCGATTCGTGAAAGCCTGAGCTTGCTGCAAAAGACCTTTTTTGTGCGCCAGTGCGAAGACAGCTTCTACAAGAACCGCACCCGGCCGTGCCTGCAATACCAGATCAAGCGCTGCAAGGCGCCTTGCGTGGGTTTGGTGGAGCCGGCCGAGTACGCCGAAGATGTACGCCATTCGGTGATGTTCCTTGAAGGACGCAGCAATGCGCTCACCGACGAGCTGTCCGCCGCGATGGAGCAGGCCGCCAGCACCCTGGATTTTGAGCGCGCCGCCGAGTTGCGTGACCAGATCTCCCTGCTGCGTCGCGTGCAGGACCAGCAAAGCATGGAAGGCGGCACTGGTGACGTCGACGTGATCGCTGCCTTCGTCAACCCCGGTGGCGCCTGTGTGCACCTGATCAGCGTGCGCGGTGGGCGTGTGCTGGGCAGCAAGAATTTCTTCCCGCAGACCGGTATCGATGAGGAAGTGGCCGAAGTCATGGCCGCGTTCCTTGGCCAGTATTACGTCAGTAGCCCCGAACGCGACTTGCCGTCCGAGCTGATCGTCAACGTGGTGCACGAAGACTTCCCGACACTGATCGAGGCGATCCACGAGCTGCGCGGCCGTGAGCTCGACATCAGCCACCGTGTACGCGGTACCCGCGCGCGCTGGCAGCAGTTGGCGGTGACCAATGCCGAACAGGCCCTGGGCGCGCGCCTGGCCAATCGACAGCACGTCGCCGCACGTTTCGATGCGCTGGCCGAAGTCCTCAACCTGGACGAACCACCACAGCGCCTGGAGTGCTACGACATCAGCCACTCCAGCGGCGAGGCCACCGTGGCGTCCTGCGTGGTGTTCGGGCCGGAAGGGCCGATCAAGTCCGACTACCGGCGCTACAACATCGAAGGCGTCACCGCCGGTGATGACTACGCCGCCATGCACCAGGCCCTGACGCGACGCTTCAGCAAATTGAAGGACGGCGAGGGCAAGCTGCCGGACATCCTGCTGGTGGACGGTGGCAAGGGCCAGTTGTCCATGGCCCGTGACGTGCTCAACGAGTTGGCGGTGCCTGACCTGATCCTGCTCGGCGTGGCCAAGGGCGCCACACGCAAGGCCGGTTTCGAAACGTTGTACTTGAATGATGCCGCCCATGAGTTCACTTTGAAGGGCGACTCACCTGCGTTGCACCTGATCCAGCAAATCCGCGACGAAGCCCACCGTTTCGCCATCACCGGGCACCGTGCCCGCCGTGGTAAAACCCGACGAACCTCAACCCTGGAAGGGGTGGCGGGGGTCGGCCCGACGCGACGTCGCGACTTGCTTAAACATTTTGGTGGCTTGCAGGAGCTATCCCGTGCCAGCATTGACGAAATAGCCAAAGCTCCCGGTATCAGTAAAAAGCTCGCTGAGTTGATTTATGCGAATCTGCATAGCGAATAG
- a CDS encoding helix-turn-helix domain-containing protein gives MSGIGSRLRQERERLGLSQKVFGEIGGVEANAQGKYESGGRAPKADYLSRVAERGVDILFVLTGSPTPIQLDQLSQVEEKVLVDYRSMLKEDQDAIRRLTSTLAEHSASLNGKAKPQHRDS, from the coding sequence ATGAGTGGAATCGGTTCGCGTTTGAGGCAAGAAAGAGAGCGACTTGGCCTGTCGCAAAAAGTTTTTGGTGAGATAGGAGGCGTTGAAGCTAACGCACAAGGCAAGTATGAAAGTGGCGGGCGGGCGCCCAAAGCCGACTACCTCTCCAGGGTTGCCGAGCGAGGTGTGGATATTTTGTTCGTGTTGACAGGCAGTCCCACGCCGATTCAATTGGACCAATTGAGTCAAGTTGAAGAGAAAGTGTTGGTCGATTACCGCTCGATGCTCAAGGAAGACCAGGATGCAATCCGCCGCCTGACGTCGACCCTGGCTGAGCATTCAGCCTCGCTGAATGGCAAGGCCAAGCCGCAGCACCGGGATTCCTGA
- the dkgB gene encoding 2,5-didehydrogluconate reductase DkgB, translating to MSVPTQTVPAFGLGTFRLQGKVVIDSVSTCLELGYRVIDTAQIYENEADVGQAIADSGIPRDELFITSKIWIANFAEGQLIPSLRESLRKLQTDHLDLTLIHWPSPEDQVPVAEFMGQLLEAKRLGLTRHIGISNFTVDLMKQAIAAVGAEHIATNQIELHPYLQNRKVVDFASANGIQITSYMTLAYGEVLKDPVIQQIAERHQATAAQVTLAWAMQLGYAVIPSSTKRANLESNLKALELTLSAADMAQIAGLERGHRLTSPKGIAPKWD from the coding sequence ATGTCTGTCCCTACCCAAACCGTTCCGGCCTTCGGCCTTGGCACCTTCCGCCTGCAAGGCAAGGTGGTGATCGACTCCGTGAGCACCTGCCTGGAGCTGGGCTACCGCGTGATCGACACCGCGCAGATCTACGAAAACGAAGCCGACGTCGGCCAGGCGATTGCCGACAGCGGTATCCCGCGTGATGAACTGTTCATCACCAGCAAGATCTGGATTGCCAATTTCGCTGAAGGCCAACTGATCCCAAGCCTGCGCGAAAGCCTGCGCAAACTGCAGACCGACCACCTGGACCTGACCCTGATCCACTGGCCGTCGCCGGAAGACCAAGTACCCGTCGCCGAATTCATGGGCCAGTTGCTGGAGGCCAAGCGCCTGGGGCTGACGCGCCATATCGGCATTTCCAACTTCACTGTCGACCTGATGAAACAGGCGATTGCCGCGGTCGGCGCCGAACACATCGCCACCAACCAGATCGAGCTGCACCCCTACCTGCAAAACCGCAAAGTGGTGGATTTCGCCAGCGCCAACGGCATTCAGATCACTTCGTACATGACCCTGGCCTATGGCGAAGTACTGAAAGACCCGGTCATCCAACAGATCGCCGAACGCCATCAAGCCACGGCAGCCCAAGTCACCCTGGCCTGGGCCATGCAGTTGGGTTACGCGGTGATCCCGTCGTCAACCAAGCGCGCCAACCTGGAAAGCAACCTCAAGGCCTTGGAGCTGACCTTGAGCGCCGCCGACATGGCACAGATTGCCGGCCTGGAGCGTGGCCATCGCTTGACCAGCCCCAAGGGTATCGCGCCGAAATGGGATTAA
- a CDS encoding transporter substrate-binding domain-containing protein: protein MNARALRGLVALLWVSLLPLAAQALDEPYSLQLLGHSRLENPNVALDEADWRWLRERRVLSMGVSAPDYAPFDMSNSEDFEGITADYAALVAQALNIRVEVRRYDTRDEVIEALKQGAVDFLGSANGFEAVDPQLALSRSYANDQPVLATRSAEAQGLSADLAGKRVAMLYHYMQPEAVQKFYPRAHLLLYASSFEALGAVAFEQADVYLGDAISTRYLINKNYLNNVRMADFSALEVNPFAFAITRGDDRLLRILNAALAAVPVTTQMEILRRWSAGGGGAMEVDRLRLSEREQRWLEKHPRVKVAALDKFLPLSFFNEQGQLEGLSAEVLSRISLRTGLKFDVVKGNSLPRQIDEASAGSVDMLAVVTPSNERADKIRFTRPYLSSPYVLVSRIEGNSPITLEDMHGKRLAFVGGNSLGERIARDYPGIVFVDTESPEQAMAMVASGNVDATVLSLLSARYMIARYYRDRLRVTSTVGTEPARVTFGVNRSQLELYSILDKALLSITPEEMDELSNHWRSEVIIQDSYWLRHRNAILQGFGLAALLLLITLGWAIYLRNLIRRRAQAERALSDQMRFMSVLIDGTPHPIYVRDRQGRLMACNNAYLDVFGFKLEDVIGKTVVETDTGNPPQAQSFHEDYLQLMARGEPQIHDRILRLPSGDVLTIYQWMLPYRDGNDKVVGMIAGWVDVSERQRLLGQLQDAKDEADAANRAKTTFLATMSHEIRTPMNAVIGMIELALKNAEQGRADRDALEVASVASHGMLELIGDILDIARIETGHISLALEPANLRDLLMSVARVFEGLARAKGLALQVELAPSIDRTVLIDPLRFKQVVSNLLSNAIKFTASGQVLLGAQGEVTADQLILRLWVLDTGIGISAEDQQRLFNPFIQGSNNEQSVRSGSGLGLVISRNLCEMLGGQLQLSSVLGQGTRIDVRMQLDLAAASALETGAAVAHTPPARALNILVVDDYPANRLLLARQLSFLGHRITAAEDGVQGLALWQSGGFDGVITDCNMPLKNGYQLAQDIRAQEQARGLVPCLLLGFTANAQPEETERCRQAGMDGCLFKPTGLDDLRAALASRVASVAAANAVEAYDLSALIALTENDRGALKELLTPLLDSLEADRALLPTLRQEADFARLHDVAHRAKGGARMVKAQALISCCETLEAVCEAKDKTALGAAVDAVSDACADLQQRLSVYCNQP, encoded by the coding sequence ATGAACGCCCGCGCGCTGCGAGGGTTGGTCGCGCTGCTCTGGGTGAGCCTGTTGCCCCTGGCGGCGCAAGCCCTTGACGAACCTTACTCGCTGCAGTTGCTGGGCCACTCTCGCCTCGAAAACCCCAATGTCGCGCTGGACGAAGCCGACTGGCGCTGGCTGCGCGAACGGCGGGTGTTATCGATGGGCGTATCGGCCCCCGACTACGCACCCTTCGACATGAGCAACAGTGAGGATTTCGAAGGCATCACCGCCGATTACGCGGCGCTGGTGGCGCAGGCGTTGAATATCCGGGTAGAGGTCCGTCGCTACGACACCCGCGACGAAGTCATCGAGGCGCTCAAGCAGGGCGCAGTGGATTTTCTCGGCTCCGCCAACGGTTTTGAAGCGGTAGACCCGCAACTGGCGCTGTCGCGCTCCTATGCCAATGACCAACCGGTGCTGGCGACCCGCAGCGCAGAAGCCCAGGGTTTGAGTGCCGACCTGGCCGGCAAGCGCGTGGCCATGCTGTATCACTATATGCAGCCCGAGGCGGTACAGAAATTTTACCCCCGCGCCCATTTGCTGCTCTACGCCTCGTCCTTTGAGGCGCTGGGGGCCGTCGCGTTCGAGCAGGCGGATGTGTACCTGGGCGACGCGATCAGCACGCGTTACCTGATCAATAAAAACTACCTGAATAACGTGCGCATGGCGGATTTTTCCGCCCTGGAAGTCAACCCTTTCGCGTTTGCGATCACCCGGGGTGATGATCGATTGCTACGTATCCTCAATGCCGCGTTGGCGGCCGTGCCGGTGACCACGCAGATGGAAATCCTGCGCCGTTGGAGCGCCGGTGGCGGCGGGGCCATGGAAGTTGACCGGCTGCGCCTGAGTGAACGCGAGCAACGTTGGCTGGAGAAACACCCGCGGGTGAAAGTGGCCGCTCTGGATAAGTTTCTGCCACTGTCATTTTTCAACGAGCAGGGGCAGCTCGAGGGTTTGAGTGCCGAGGTACTGTCGCGGATCAGCTTGCGTACGGGGCTGAAATTCGACGTGGTAAAGGGCAACTCACTGCCTCGTCAAATCGACGAAGCCAGTGCGGGCAGTGTCGATATGCTCGCGGTCGTCACCCCCAGCAATGAACGCGCTGACAAGATCCGTTTTACCCGGCCCTACCTGAGCAGTCCCTATGTACTCGTCAGCCGCATTGAGGGTAATAGCCCGATCACGCTGGAAGATATGCACGGCAAGCGCCTGGCCTTTGTCGGAGGCAACAGCCTGGGCGAGCGAATTGCCCGCGACTATCCCGGCATCGTCTTTGTTGATACCGAAAGCCCTGAGCAAGCCATGGCGATGGTGGCCAGTGGCAACGTCGACGCGACCGTGCTGTCGCTCCTCAGTGCGCGCTACATGATTGCCCGCTATTACCGCGATCGCTTGAGGGTGACCAGCACTGTCGGCACGGAACCGGCACGTGTGACGTTTGGCGTCAACCGCAGCCAGTTGGAGTTGTACTCGATCCTGGATAAAGCACTGTTGAGCATCACGCCCGAAGAAATGGACGAACTGAGCAACCACTGGCGCAGTGAGGTGATCATCCAGGACAGCTATTGGCTGCGGCATCGCAACGCAATTCTTCAAGGGTTCGGCCTCGCGGCGCTGTTGTTGCTGATTACCCTGGGCTGGGCGATCTACCTGCGTAACCTGATTCGCCGAAGGGCCCAGGCGGAGCGGGCGCTGAGTGATCAGATGCGCTTTATGAGTGTGCTGATCGACGGCACGCCGCACCCGATTTATGTGCGTGATCGCCAGGGCCGCTTGATGGCCTGCAACAACGCCTACCTCGATGTGTTCGGCTTCAAGCTCGAGGATGTGATCGGCAAGACTGTCGTGGAAACCGACACCGGCAACCCGCCGCAGGCCCAGTCGTTTCATGAGGACTACCTGCAGTTGATGGCCCGGGGCGAGCCGCAGATTCATGACCGGATACTTCGGTTGCCCTCGGGGGATGTCCTGACGATCTACCAGTGGATGCTGCCGTACCGCGATGGCAACGATAAGGTCGTGGGCATGATCGCTGGCTGGGTGGATGTGAGCGAGCGCCAGCGCCTGTTGGGCCAATTGCAGGACGCCAAGGACGAGGCCGACGCTGCCAACCGCGCCAAGACGACTTTTCTGGCGACCATGAGCCATGAGATCCGCACGCCAATGAACGCCGTGATCGGCATGATCGAGTTGGCGTTGAAAAACGCCGAGCAGGGCCGGGCTGATCGTGATGCGCTGGAGGTTGCCTCGGTGGCGTCCCACGGCATGTTGGAGTTGATCGGCGATATTCTCGACATTGCCCGCATTGAGACCGGGCATATTTCTCTGGCGTTGGAGCCGGCCAACCTGCGCGACCTGTTGATGTCCGTGGCGCGGGTATTCGAGGGCTTGGCGCGGGCCAAGGGCCTGGCGCTGCAGGTTGAACTGGCCCCATCAATTGATCGCACGGTGCTGATCGATCCCCTGCGTTTCAAGCAGGTGGTGTCCAACCTGCTGAGTAATGCCATCAAGTTCACCGCCAGCGGCCAGGTGTTGCTCGGTGCGCAAGGGGAGGTGACGGCTGACCAACTGATATTGCGGCTGTGGGTGCTGGACACCGGGATCGGCATCAGCGCTGAAGATCAGCAGCGGCTATTCAACCCGTTTATCCAGGGCAGCAACAACGAGCAGTCGGTGCGCAGCGGTTCCGGCCTGGGTTTGGTGATCAGCCGCAACTTGTGCGAAATGCTGGGGGGGCAGTTGCAGTTGAGCAGTGTGCTGGGGCAGGGCACGCGGATTGATGTGCGAATGCAACTGGACCTGGCAGCGGCGTCAGCGCTCGAGACGGGAGCAGCGGTTGCACACACTCCACCCGCCCGGGCATTGAACATCCTGGTAGTGGATGACTATCCGGCCAACCGCTTGTTGTTGGCGCGACAGTTGAGCTTCCTGGGGCACCGAATCACCGCCGCCGAAGACGGTGTTCAGGGGCTGGCGCTTTGGCAGTCGGGGGGATTTGATGGTGTCATCACCGATTGCAATATGCCGCTCAAGAACGGCTACCAGCTGGCGCAGGATATTCGTGCTCAAGAGCAGGCACGGGGGCTGGTGCCGTGTTTACTCCTGGGGTTTACGGCCAATGCGCAGCCGGAAGAAACCGAGCGCTGCCGGCAAGCGGGAATGGATGGCTGCCTGTTCAAACCCACCGGGCTGGATGACTTGCGAGCGGCGTTGGCCTCGCGGGTGGCGAGCGTCGCTGCGGCGAATGCCGTCGAGGCGTATGACTTGAGCGCGCTGATCGCGTTGACGGAAAATGATCGCGGCGCTCTCAAGGAATTGTTGACGCCGCTGCTCGACAGCCTGGAAGCGGATCGCGCGTTATTGCCGACGCTGCGACAAGAGGCCGACTTTGCCAGGTTGCACGACGTTGCGCATCGGGCCAAGGGCGGAGCGCGCATGGTCAAGGCGCAGGCGCTGATCAGCTGTTGTGAAACGCTGGAGGCGGTGTGTGAAGCCAAGGACAAGACGGCCCTTGGGGCGGCGGTTGACGCGGTGAGTGACGCTTGCGCTGATCTGCAGCAGAGATTGAGCGTTTATTGCAATCAACCTTGA
- a CDS encoding carbon-nitrogen hydrolase family protein, protein MTALTLAAAQSLSIAGDVRANLQRHLTFMRVAAEHAVQLLVFPELSLTGYEPCLAAELAITPEDRLLTPLREMARELRLTAVVGMPIRLAPEAGVMIGALVLGADGSLAVYTKQHLHPGEEAAFIAGQGGAVLEWADDRIALAVCADFSHASHPHTAAEAGATVYAASVLISEAGYATDSTLLQGYAAKHGLLVLMANHGGPSGGYVCAGRSAIWAAGGRLLAAAPGVGDALVLARREGGEWAGQVVVV, encoded by the coding sequence GTGACTGCCTTAACCCTTGCTGCTGCTCAATCCCTCTCTATCGCGGGCGACGTGCGGGCCAATCTGCAGCGGCACCTGACCTTTATGCGTGTGGCGGCGGAGCACGCCGTGCAGCTGTTGGTGTTTCCGGAGTTGTCGTTGACTGGCTATGAGCCGTGTTTGGCTGCCGAGCTGGCGATAACACCAGAGGACAGGTTGCTCACGCCGTTGCGTGAGATGGCGCGGGAGCTGCGATTGACCGCCGTGGTGGGGATGCCAATCCGCTTGGCACCTGAAGCGGGGGTGATGATCGGCGCATTGGTACTGGGGGCGGACGGTTCCCTGGCGGTGTACACCAAACAGCATCTGCACCCAGGCGAAGAAGCCGCGTTTATTGCGGGGCAGGGCGGTGCGGTTTTGGAGTGGGCGGACGACCGGATTGCGTTGGCAGTTTGTGCAGACTTCTCCCACGCCAGTCATCCGCATACTGCCGCTGAAGCGGGTGCGACGGTTTACGCCGCCAGTGTATTGATCAGCGAAGCAGGCTACGCAACTGACAGCACGTTGTTGCAAGGTTATGCCGCCAAACATGGCTTGCTGGTGTTGATGGCCAATCATGGCGGCCCGTCCGGTGGCTATGTGTGTGCCGGTCGCAGTGCGATCTGGGCCGCTGGTGGTCGTTTGCTTGCTGCTGCGCCGGGCGTCGGTGACGCGCTGGTGCTTGCCCGGCGTGAGGGCGGGGAGTGGGCTGGCCAAGTGGTGGTCGTGTAA
- a CDS encoding chemotaxis protein CheY has product MPNKALTILIADEQHLQRLHIEKMLNQLGYHRIVPVQTFDEVQILTAIPAKPFDVLIINAGLAAQASGPQPQVRHVLVYDHLDLRQPAGIAPAVLVRLPGVPDHVNLEHFMDIIDPPTAARGLRVLPWLRELSRTPAPGV; this is encoded by the coding sequence ATGCCGAACAAAGCACTAACCATCCTGATTGCCGATGAACAGCACCTGCAGCGGCTGCACATCGAAAAAATGCTCAACCAACTGGGGTATCACCGGATAGTGCCGGTGCAGACCTTCGATGAAGTCCAGATCCTCACTGCCATCCCGGCGAAGCCGTTTGATGTGCTGATCATCAACGCGGGGCTCGCGGCCCAGGCCAGCGGGCCGCAGCCTCAGGTACGTCATGTGCTGGTCTACGACCACCTGGACCTTCGCCAACCTGCTGGTATCGCCCCAGCGGTGCTCGTGCGTTTGCCGGGGGTGCCGGACCACGTCAACCTTGAACACTTCATGGACATCATCGACCCCCCGACGGCGGCCCGTGGCTTGCGCGTGTTGCCGTGGCTGCGGGAATTATCCCGTACGCCGGCGCCCGGGGTTTAA
- a CDS encoding 3-deoxy-7-phosphoheptulonate synthase — protein MNSATAALPVTDLSSANEALTLRLPSSLELKHQLPLSPFLNEQVHNHRQAVRAILNGEDSRLLVIVGPCSIHDPESAMEYARNLKKLALDVSDQMLLVIRAYVEKPRTTIGWKGLAYDPHLDGSDDMAAGLTLSRQLMREMLRLGLPIATELLQPMAAGYFDDLLSWVAIGARTTESQIHREMASGLGMPVGFKNGTDGGVAIACDAMRSASHPHRHFGVDSQGHPAIIQTPGNPDTHLVLRGGHRGPNYDVQSVAQVKHDLAKSKVAARIMVDCSHANSGKDPLRQPAVFNEVLEQRLQGDTSLVGMMLESHLFEGCQPLSASMKYGVSVTDGCLGWDGTEQLLRSAAERLRMQNRTD, from the coding sequence ATGAACTCTGCCACCGCCGCTTTGCCTGTCACCGATCTTTCCAGCGCCAATGAAGCCCTGACCCTGCGCCTGCCCAGCTCCCTTGAGCTCAAGCATCAGTTGCCCCTCAGTCCGTTCCTCAACGAACAAGTCCACAACCATCGCCAAGCCGTGCGCGCCATCCTCAATGGCGAAGACTCACGCTTGCTGGTGATTGTCGGCCCGTGCTCGATCCACGACCCCGAATCGGCCATGGAATACGCTCGCAACCTGAAGAAACTGGCCTTGGATGTCAGCGACCAGATGCTGCTGGTGATCCGTGCCTACGTCGAAAAACCGCGCACCACCATCGGCTGGAAAGGCCTGGCCTACGACCCGCATCTGGATGGCAGCGATGACATGGCCGCCGGCCTCACCCTGTCCCGCCAGCTGATGCGCGAAATGTTGCGCCTGGGCCTGCCGATTGCCACCGAACTGCTGCAACCCATGGCCGCCGGCTACTTTGATGACCTGCTCAGTTGGGTCGCGATTGGTGCGCGCACCACCGAATCGCAGATTCACCGTGAAATGGCCAGCGGCCTGGGCATGCCCGTGGGCTTCAAGAACGGCACCGACGGCGGCGTCGCGATTGCCTGTGATGCGATGCGCTCGGCGTCCCACCCGCACCGCCATTTCGGCGTCGACAGCCAGGGCCACCCGGCGATCATCCAGACCCCTGGCAACCCCGATACCCATCTGGTGCTGCGCGGCGGTCACCGTGGGCCGAACTACGATGTGCAAAGCGTCGCGCAGGTGAAGCACGACCTGGCCAAGTCCAAGGTGGCGGCGCGGATCATGGTCGATTGCAGCCACGCCAACAGCGGCAAAGACCCGCTACGCCAGCCGGCGGTGTTCAATGAGGTGCTGGAACAACGCCTGCAGGGCGATACCTCGCTGGTGGGCATGATGCTCGAAAGCCATCTGTTCGAAGGCTGCCAGCCGCTGAGCGCGTCGATGAAGTACGGCGTATCGGTGACCGATGGTTGCCTGGGTTGGGACGGCACCGAGCAACTGTTGCGCAGTGCGGCCGAGCGTTTGCGCATGCAAAACAGAACCGACTGA
- a CDS encoding GNAT family N-acetyltransferase, whose translation MAFHLRAATDRDLPFARTLTHEAMGRYYTQYGLLWSNEGFDTAWAGRENWLICRDDSVLGFISLSRDSRALYIRELHLLEDCRRQGAGSWVLEQMALKACRQGLLRLTVFKTNPARGLYQRMGLSIVGEEDCFWRMERTCRSS comes from the coding sequence ATGGCATTCCACCTGCGCGCAGCCACAGACCGCGACCTGCCGTTCGCACGAACGCTGACCCATGAGGCCATGGGGCGCTATTACACGCAGTACGGTTTGCTGTGGTCCAACGAGGGGTTTGATACGGCTTGGGCCGGCCGGGAAAACTGGCTGATCTGCCGTGACGACAGTGTCCTGGGTTTTATCAGCCTGAGCCGAGACAGCCGGGCACTGTATATCCGCGAACTGCATTTGCTCGAAGATTGTCGCCGGCAGGGTGCAGGGAGTTGGGTGCTGGAGCAGATGGCTCTCAAGGCATGCAGGCAGGGTTTGTTGCGTTTGACTGTGTTCAAGACCAACCCGGCAAGAGGGCTGTATCAGCGCATGGGGCTGAGTATCGTCGGTGAGGAAGACTGCTTTTGGCGCATGGAGCGCACCTGTCGATCAAGCTAA
- a CDS encoding DNA-binding protein codes for MPGIRTAAQAKAWLEHQGKSVQAFAREHGVDPATTYQVLAGRKKGRRGEAHKVAVLLGMKEGIILSEADGQNNDQEIVS; via the coding sequence ATGCCCGGAATCCGTACTGCTGCACAAGCCAAGGCCTGGCTAGAACATCAAGGAAAGTCAGTGCAAGCGTTCGCCCGAGAACATGGCGTTGATCCGGCAACCACCTATCAAGTGCTCGCTGGGCGCAAAAAGGGACGACGTGGAGAAGCCCACAAGGTAGCGGTCCTTCTGGGCATGAAAGAAGGGATCATCCTTTCTGAGGCTGATGGCCAAAACAACGATCAGGAAATCGTCTCCTGA